From Streptomyces durmitorensis, a single genomic window includes:
- a CDS encoding 2-hydroxyacid dehydrogenase, with amino-acid sequence MSTTVLAAGNHFIRPSLFTEAVRAAAGELPLDVRELQFPWPHTPFGPVAEVIEASGSEDEMIEALQGVRICVTEHGPLTERILANCPDLKLFCTSRGGPVNANLEAATRHGVAVCYAPGRNATATAEHTLTLLLAAARGVGDTHTDLRKGTWRGDYYDYDNCGIEIDGATVGLIGYGAIGSRVAKVLRALGAEVLVHDPYVRPEALAGIAEQVSLAELLRRSRIVSLHARVTDETKGMIGRAQISAMPRGSIIVNCARGALLDYDAVCDALDSGHLSGAGFDVFPEEPLPAGSRLLTAPGVVLTPHIAGGSQQVAHKAADIVAAEVGRFLRGEPLEHCANPEVLKAG; translated from the coding sequence ATGAGCACCACCGTCCTCGCCGCCGGCAACCACTTCATCCGCCCGAGCCTGTTCACCGAGGCCGTGCGAGCCGCCGCCGGGGAGCTGCCGCTGGACGTCCGCGAGCTCCAATTCCCCTGGCCGCACACGCCGTTCGGCCCGGTCGCCGAGGTCATCGAGGCGTCCGGCAGTGAGGACGAGATGATCGAGGCGCTCCAAGGCGTGCGGATCTGTGTCACCGAGCACGGCCCGCTCACCGAGCGCATCCTCGCCAACTGCCCCGATCTGAAGCTGTTCTGCACCAGCCGAGGCGGCCCGGTCAACGCCAACCTCGAAGCAGCGACCCGGCACGGCGTCGCCGTCTGCTATGCCCCAGGGCGCAACGCCACCGCCACCGCGGAGCACACCCTCACCCTGCTGCTCGCCGCCGCCCGCGGCGTCGGCGACACCCACACCGACCTGCGCAAGGGCACCTGGCGCGGCGACTACTACGACTACGACAACTGCGGCATCGAGATCGACGGCGCCACCGTCGGCCTGATCGGCTACGGCGCCATCGGCAGCCGCGTCGCCAAGGTCCTGCGCGCCCTGGGCGCCGAGGTCCTGGTGCACGACCCGTACGTACGCCCCGAGGCGCTGGCGGGCATCGCCGAACAGGTCTCCCTCGCCGAACTGCTCCGCCGCTCGCGCATCGTCTCCCTGCACGCCCGGGTCACCGACGAGACCAAGGGCATGATCGGCCGCGCGCAGATCTCCGCGATGCCCCGCGGCTCGATCATCGTCAACTGCGCCCGCGGCGCGCTGCTCGACTACGACGCGGTCTGCGACGCACTGGACTCGGGCCACCTCTCCGGCGCGGGCTTCGACGTCTTCCCCGAGGAGCCGCTGCCCGCCGGCTCCCGGCTGCTCACCGCACCCGGCGTCGTCCTCACCCCGCACATCGCGGGCGGCAGCCAGCAGGTCGCGCACAAGGCCGCGGACATCGTGGCCGCCGAGGTCGGCCGCTTCCTGCGCGGAGAGCCGCTGGAGCACTGCGCCAACCCCGAGGTGCTCAAGGCGGGTTGA
- a CDS encoding serine/threonine-protein kinase, translating to MADTRLIQGRYRLLDLIGRGGMGEVWRARDESLGRRVAVKCLKPMGPQHDQSFTRVLRERFRREARVAAALQHRGVTVVHDFGEHDGVLYLVMELLEGRNLSQLLEDNKQHPLPVADVVEIADQVASALAYTHEQGIVHRDLKPANIMRLTDGTVKICDFGIARLGHDIGFTSRLTGTGIAMGTPHYMSPEQISGSQVDQRSDLYSFGCVLYEIATGAPPFDLEDAWAVLVGHRDTAPEPPRSHRDELPEYFERIVLDLLAKEPDERPSDARELGRRIVSGRTVPTYVPTVVTPPVRRPEQPPSREPRLPSWTRGMTTGHKANGASELRTTPPDAAAGLTGEWIPRTDARRTATPLRPERPTPSPEVVATLVSRHNAGLSLGRLGRWAEAGEVHRAVAAEREHALGPDHPDTLASRYEVGFTLSRTGRAADALREYGRVAQGRERTLGPEHPDTLAARQEMAYVMGQLGRHFEAHQMYTSVLAVRERTAGVDHPDTLRCRHNLAYNLSRLGRLEDSYRLAREVATARARVLGATHPDTLVTRYEVAYALGQLGRWPEALQTYREVAEARVRALGADHPDTLAARYEVGISLGRLGRSGEALELYRDLIDDRTRVNGPAHPETLRARHGLGVNLGRQGRWEEALAEARDVCAIRERVLGGDHPDTLVSRREVAVGLGWLGRWADALTEYRRVAAAREQVLGADHPDALASRNDEAHCLEQLGRGTEAVELYRRVAALRQQRASGGH from the coding sequence ATGGCGGACACCAGGCTGATCCAGGGCCGGTACAGGCTGCTGGATCTGATCGGGCGCGGCGGCATGGGCGAGGTGTGGCGTGCGCGCGACGAGTCCCTCGGGCGGAGAGTCGCGGTCAAGTGCCTCAAGCCCATGGGGCCCCAGCACGACCAGTCCTTCACGCGCGTGCTGCGCGAGAGGTTCCGGCGCGAGGCACGCGTCGCGGCGGCGCTTCAGCACCGAGGCGTCACCGTCGTCCATGACTTCGGGGAGCACGACGGAGTCCTGTATCTGGTCATGGAGCTGCTCGAAGGGCGCAACCTCAGTCAGCTCCTGGAGGACAACAAACAGCATCCGCTGCCCGTCGCGGACGTCGTGGAGATCGCCGACCAGGTCGCTTCCGCGCTCGCGTACACCCATGAACAGGGCATCGTGCACCGGGACCTGAAGCCGGCGAACATCATGCGGCTCACGGACGGCACGGTGAAGATCTGCGACTTCGGCATCGCCCGGCTCGGCCACGACATCGGCTTCACCTCGCGCCTGACCGGCACGGGCATCGCGATGGGCACGCCGCACTACATGTCGCCCGAGCAGATCAGCGGCTCCCAGGTCGACCAGCGCAGCGACCTCTACTCCTTCGGGTGCGTGCTGTACGAGATCGCCACCGGGGCGCCGCCGTTCGACCTGGAGGACGCCTGGGCGGTGCTCGTCGGTCACCGCGACACGGCGCCCGAGCCGCCGCGCAGTCACCGCGACGAGCTGCCCGAGTACTTCGAGAGGATCGTCCTCGACCTGCTCGCCAAGGAGCCGGACGAGCGGCCGAGCGACGCACGTGAGCTGGGGCGCCGCATCGTATCGGGCCGCACCGTCCCCACGTACGTCCCGACCGTCGTCACCCCGCCCGTGCGCCGCCCGGAGCAGCCGCCCTCGCGCGAGCCGCGGCTGCCCTCGTGGACCCGCGGCATGACGACCGGGCACAAGGCGAACGGCGCGTCCGAGCTGCGCACGACCCCGCCCGACGCGGCAGCGGGCCTGACCGGCGAGTGGATCCCGCGCACCGACGCGCGCCGGACCGCGACGCCGCTCAGGCCCGAACGGCCCACGCCGTCACCGGAAGTGGTCGCCACCCTCGTCAGCCGCCACAACGCGGGCCTGAGCCTGGGGCGCCTGGGCCGCTGGGCCGAGGCGGGCGAGGTGCACCGCGCGGTGGCCGCCGAGCGGGAGCACGCCCTTGGCCCCGACCACCCGGACACCCTCGCGAGCCGGTACGAAGTGGGCTTCACGCTCAGCCGCACCGGCCGCGCGGCGGACGCTCTGCGGGAGTACGGCCGCGTCGCCCAGGGCAGGGAGCGCACGCTCGGCCCCGAGCACCCCGACACGCTCGCCGCCCGGCAGGAAATGGCCTACGTAATGGGGCAGTTGGGTCGGCACTTCGAGGCCCACCAGATGTACACGTCGGTCCTTGCCGTGCGGGAGCGCACCGCGGGCGTCGACCACCCCGACACCCTGCGCTGCCGGCACAACCTGGCGTACAACCTCAGCAGGCTCGGCCGCCTGGAGGACTCCTACCGACTGGCCCGCGAGGTCGCGACGGCCCGCGCGCGCGTCCTGGGCGCCACGCACCCCGACACGCTCGTCACCCGCTACGAAGTCGCCTACGCACTAGGACAGTTGGGACGCTGGCCCGAGGCGCTCCAGACGTACCGCGAGGTCGCCGAAGCGCGGGTGCGGGCGCTCGGTGCCGACCACCCCGACACCCTCGCCGCACGGTACGAGGTGGGCATCAGCCTCGGCCGGCTCGGCCGCAGCGGCGAGGCCCTTGAGCTGTACCGCGACCTGATCGACGACCGCACCCGCGTGAACGGCCCCGCCCACCCCGAGACGCTGCGCGCCCGGCACGGCCTCGGCGTCAACCTCGGCCGCCAGGGCCGCTGGGAGGAAGCCCTGGCCGAGGCCCGGGACGTCTGCGCGATACGCGAGCGCGTCCTAGGCGGAGATCACCCGGACACCCTGGTCAGCCGCCGCGAGGTGGCCGTGGGCCTCGGCTGGCTCGGCCGCTGGGCCGACGCCCTGACCGAGTACCGCAGGGTCGCCGCCGCGCGTGAGCAGGTACTTGGCGCCGACCATCCCGACGCCCTTGCCAGCCGCAATGACGAGGCGCACTGCCTGGAGCAGCTGGGCCGCGGGACGGAAGCGGTGGAGCTGTACCGCCGGGTTGCGGCGCTGCGCCAGCAGCGGGCGTCGGGCGGGCATTGA
- a CDS encoding histidine phosphatase family protein encodes MTDLILVRHGESAWHAENRYAGRTDVPLTPHGREQAAALAEWAVTARLTAVWSSPLSRARLTAAPAADACGLTARVDERLCELDFGQGDGLTRDEMRQRFPEQLAAFLDDPVAHHLPGGEDPRKAAARAADCLADIAREQPNGRVLLVAHSTLVRVTLCHLLGIPLADYRRVFPQLLNGALTEIRIEDGQTALLRLNTPATTRIPDVH; translated from the coding sequence GTGACCGACCTCATCCTCGTACGCCACGGCGAATCCGCCTGGCACGCGGAGAACCGCTACGCGGGACGCACCGACGTGCCCCTCACCCCGCACGGCCGCGAGCAGGCAGCCGCGCTCGCCGAGTGGGCCGTCACCGCGCGGCTCACGGCCGTCTGGAGCTCCCCGCTCTCCCGCGCCCGGCTCACGGCCGCCCCCGCCGCCGACGCCTGCGGCCTCACCGCGCGCGTCGACGAGCGGCTGTGCGAACTCGACTTCGGCCAGGGCGACGGCCTGACCAGGGACGAGATGCGACAGCGTTTCCCCGAGCAACTCGCGGCCTTCCTCGACGACCCGGTCGCCCACCACCTCCCCGGCGGCGAGGACCCGCGCAAGGCCGCCGCACGCGCCGCCGACTGCCTGGCCGACATCGCCCGCGAACAGCCGAACGGCAGGGTCCTCCTCGTCGCCCACTCCACCCTCGTCCGGGTCACGCTCTGCCATCTCCTCGGCATTCCGCTCGCCGACTACCGCCGGGTCTTCCCCCAGCTGCTCAACGGCGCCCTCACGGAGATCCGGATCGAGGACGGGCAGACCGCACTCCTGCGTCTCAACACCCCCGCGACGACCCGGATCCCCGACGTCCACTGA
- a CDS encoding acyl-CoA synthetase produces MSSTPSSMPPNGFWAQAQADPDRAVLIAPDGEEWTARRLHAATNRLVHGLRAAGLERGDAFAVVLPNGVEFLTAYLAASQAGLYLVPVNHHLVGPEIAWIVADSGAKVLVAHERFAQAATHAADEAKLPATHRYAVGEVAGFRPYAELLAGQPESVPDDRTLGWVMNYTSGTTGRPRGIRRPLSGKLPEESYLGGFLGIFGVKPFDGNVHLVCSPLYHTAVLQFAGAALHIGHPLVLMDKWTPEEMLRLIDTYKCTHTHMVPTQFHRLLALPDATKAACDVSSMRHAIHGAAPCPDHVKRAMIEWWGECVEEYYAASEGGGAFATAQDWLKRPGTVGKAWPISELAVFDDDGNRLPPGELGTVYMKMSTGGFSYHKDESKTKKNRIGDFFTVGDLGLLDEDGYLYLRDRKIDMIISGGVNIYPAEIESALLTHPAVADAAAFGIPHDEWGEQVKAVVEVADGHTAGDALAADILGHCERQLAGYKRPKSVDFIEVMPRDPNGKLYKRRLREPYWEGRERAL; encoded by the coding sequence ATGAGCAGCACGCCGAGCAGCATGCCCCCCAACGGCTTCTGGGCGCAGGCCCAGGCCGACCCGGACCGTGCGGTCCTGATCGCACCCGACGGAGAGGAGTGGACCGCGCGGCGCCTGCACGCGGCGACGAATCGACTCGTCCACGGGCTGCGCGCCGCGGGCCTGGAGCGCGGCGACGCCTTCGCCGTCGTGCTGCCCAACGGCGTCGAGTTCCTCACCGCGTATCTCGCGGCCTCGCAGGCCGGTCTCTATCTCGTCCCGGTCAACCACCACCTGGTGGGACCCGAGATCGCCTGGATCGTCGCCGACTCCGGTGCGAAGGTGCTCGTCGCGCACGAGCGGTTCGCGCAGGCGGCGACCCACGCCGCCGACGAGGCGAAGCTCCCGGCCACGCACCGGTACGCCGTGGGCGAGGTGGCAGGCTTCCGTCCGTACGCCGAACTCCTCGCCGGACAGCCGGAGTCCGTGCCGGACGACCGCACGCTCGGCTGGGTCATGAACTACACGTCGGGCACGACGGGACGCCCGCGCGGCATCCGCCGCCCGCTGTCCGGCAAGCTCCCCGAGGAGTCGTACCTCGGAGGCTTCCTCGGCATCTTCGGCGTCAAGCCCTTCGACGGCAATGTGCACCTGGTCTGCTCGCCGCTCTACCACACCGCGGTCCTCCAATTCGCGGGCGCCGCCCTGCACATAGGCCACCCCCTGGTCCTGATGGACAAGTGGACCCCGGAGGAGATGCTCCGCCTGATCGATACGTACAAGTGCACGCACACCCACATGGTGCCGACCCAGTTCCACCGCCTCCTCGCCCTGCCGGACGCGACGAAGGCCGCGTGCGACGTGTCGTCGATGCGTCACGCCATCCACGGCGCCGCGCCCTGCCCCGACCACGTCAAGCGGGCGATGATCGAGTGGTGGGGCGAGTGCGTCGAGGAGTACTACGCGGCCAGCGAGGGCGGTGGCGCGTTCGCCACCGCGCAGGACTGGCTGAAGCGGCCCGGCACCGTCGGCAAGGCCTGGCCCATCAGCGAACTGGCCGTCTTCGACGACGACGGCAACCGGCTGCCGCCGGGTGAACTCGGCACCGTCTACATGAAGATGAGCACCGGCGGATTCTCCTACCACAAGGACGAGTCCAAGACGAAGAAGAACCGCATCGGCGACTTCTTCACCGTCGGCGACCTCGGCCTCCTGGACGAGGACGGCTACCTCTACCTCCGCGACCGCAAGATCGACATGATCATCTCGGGCGGGGTTAACATCTACCCCGCAGAGATCGAGTCCGCGCTGCTCACCCACCCCGCCGTCGCGGACGCCGCGGCGTTCGGCATCCCGCACGACGAGTGGGGCGAGCAGGTCAAGGCGGTCGTGGAGGTGGCGGACGGCCACACGGCGGGCGACGCCCTGGCCGCGGACATCCTGGGCCACTGCGAGCGCCAACTCGCGGGCTACAAAAGGCCGAAGAGCGTCGACTTCATCGAGGTCATGCCCCGCGACCCGAACGGAAAGCTCTACAAGCGACGGCTGCGCGAGCCGTACTGGGAGGGCCGGGAGCGCGCGCTCTGA
- a CDS encoding oxygenase MpaB family protein, whose translation MREASSTGRLGAGDPGLFGPSSVTWQMHGDPMMWVAGIRALYLQALHPRAVRGVMQNSDFRKDAWGRLMRTASFVGTTTYGTTEVAEQAGARVRKIHTMLTATDPDTGERYGVDEPGLLLWVHCAEIDSYLHVARRSGFRLTEALADRYVAEHRESARLVGLDPADVPASTAELAAYFERVRPELAAGPEARDVDDFLQRPPTHPLLVPARALLWRRVANLAYASLPPYAHELYGRTAPPPATVTRRLVTTGTILRTVPARLRWQLPPKHILRAMARLGPGARPAPYKLDRRAAILDGPGRAERGNGGDGGRWRTPG comes from the coding sequence ATGCGCGAGGCATCCTCAACGGGGCGCCTGGGGGCGGGTGACCCGGGGCTCTTCGGTCCCTCGTCCGTGACCTGGCAGATGCACGGCGACCCGATGATGTGGGTCGCCGGGATCCGCGCCCTGTACCTACAGGCTCTGCACCCTCGGGCGGTCCGTGGCGTCATGCAGAACTCCGACTTCCGCAAGGACGCCTGGGGCCGCCTCATGCGCACCGCGAGCTTCGTGGGCACCACCACGTACGGCACCACCGAGGTCGCCGAGCAGGCGGGCGCCCGAGTCCGCAAGATCCATACGATGCTCACGGCCACCGACCCCGACACGGGGGAGCGGTACGGCGTCGACGAGCCCGGCCTGCTGCTCTGGGTGCACTGCGCCGAGATCGACTCCTATCTGCACGTGGCACGCCGGTCGGGGTTCCGGCTGACCGAGGCGCTCGCCGACCGGTATGTGGCCGAGCACCGGGAGAGCGCCCGCCTGGTCGGCCTCGACCCCGCCGACGTACCGGCATCGACCGCCGAACTCGCCGCGTACTTCGAGCGGGTCCGGCCCGAACTGGCCGCGGGACCCGAGGCGCGCGACGTCGACGACTTCCTCCAACGCCCGCCGACCCACCCCCTGTTGGTTCCGGCGCGCGCCCTGCTGTGGCGGCGCGTGGCGAATCTGGCGTACGCCTCGCTGCCGCCGTACGCCCACGAGCTGTACGGCAGGACGGCACCGCCGCCCGCCACCGTGACCCGGCGGCTCGTCACCACCGGCACCATCCTGCGCACCGTTCCCGCACGTCTACGCTGGCAACTTCCGCCGAAGCACATTCTGCGCGCCATGGCCAGACTCGGGCCCGGCGCCCGGCCTGCCCCGTACAAACTCGACAGGCGGGCAGCCATACTGGACGGGCCGGGGAGGGCAGAGCGAGGCAACGGGGGCGACGGCGGGAGATGGCGGACACCAGGCTGA
- a CDS encoding serine hydrolase, whose product MAEDSGAADRAGGGLSRRQLGARAVALGGALALVPFPAGPAAAADSAAGGGHPTLRPGTPERAGLLAGHLRQLVADAEQFLGPSPKHPWYAGAVLLAGRGGTVALHQPIGKAVRYAAYDEKTDTGVELPADRQITMAKDTVFDLASVSKLFTSLLAVQQIERGKLELEAKVASYLPDFGGAGKQDVTIRQLLTHTSGFRAWIPLFKEPTREGQLRLIWNEAPLNPPGTKYLYSDLNLISLQLVLEEITGRQLDALLHDEITAPLGMHRTRFNPPASWQPKIAATEDARLPWSGLDRGMVWGEVHDENAFGLGGVAGHAGVFSCAWDLAILGRTLLNGGAYGRSRILSAESVKLMFTDFNTGFPGDEHGLGFELYQHWYMGAMATPRTAGHTGFTGTSLVLDPTTDSFLVVLGNSVHPVRSWRSGSAPRVAAANRMARAVPVRPAHGRTAWFSGMANATSATLTLPPLTLTTDRARLRCALWWDTEPGSDVLALEASRDDGATWQPVPFTTERKGSDPRQHPDGTASGWSGRVWHQLTADLSELRGEGVRLRWRYATDQLYVGRGAYADGLRVEDGARTAFDEARPDDAARIEAVGWAPSAD is encoded by the coding sequence ATGGCCGAGGACAGCGGGGCGGCGGACAGAGCGGGCGGCGGTCTCAGCCGACGCCAACTGGGGGCGCGGGCCGTGGCGTTGGGCGGTGCGCTGGCGCTCGTGCCGTTCCCCGCGGGCCCCGCGGCGGCAGCGGACTCCGCGGCCGGCGGCGGGCATCCGACGCTGCGGCCCGGCACCCCCGAGCGGGCCGGGCTGCTCGCCGGACATCTGCGGCAACTGGTCGCCGACGCCGAGCAGTTCCTCGGCCCATCACCCAAGCACCCCTGGTACGCGGGCGCCGTCCTGCTCGCGGGCCGCGGCGGCACGGTCGCCCTGCACCAGCCCATCGGCAAGGCGGTGCGCTACGCGGCGTACGACGAGAAGACCGACACCGGCGTCGAGCTGCCCGCCGACCGGCAGATCACGATGGCCAAGGACACGGTCTTCGACCTCGCCTCCGTCTCCAAACTGTTCACCTCGCTGCTCGCGGTGCAGCAGATCGAGCGCGGCAAGCTGGAGCTCGAGGCGAAGGTCGCCTCGTACCTCCCCGATTTCGGGGGCGCGGGCAAGCAGGACGTCACCATCCGCCAGCTCCTCACCCACACCTCGGGCTTCCGTGCCTGGATCCCGCTCTTCAAGGAGCCCACGCGCGAGGGTCAGCTGCGCCTCATCTGGAACGAGGCACCCCTCAACCCGCCCGGCACCAAGTACCTCTACTCGGACCTGAACCTGATCTCGCTCCAACTGGTCCTCGAAGAGATCACGGGTCGTCAGTTGGACGCACTGCTCCACGACGAGATCACTGCTCCGCTCGGGATGCACCGCACGCGCTTCAACCCGCCCGCGTCCTGGCAGCCGAAGATCGCCGCCACCGAGGACGCCCGCCTGCCGTGGTCGGGCCTCGACCGCGGCATGGTGTGGGGCGAGGTGCACGACGAGAACGCCTTCGGCCTCGGCGGGGTCGCCGGGCACGCGGGCGTCTTCTCCTGCGCCTGGGACCTCGCGATCCTCGGCCGTACGCTGCTCAACGGCGGGGCCTACGGCCGCTCCCGCATCCTCTCCGCCGAGTCCGTGAAGCTGATGTTCACCGACTTCAACACCGGCTTCCCCGGCGACGAGCACGGCCTGGGCTTCGAGCTCTACCAGCACTGGTACATGGGCGCGATGGCGACGCCGCGCACCGCGGGCCACACGGGATTCACCGGCACGTCCCTGGTCCTCGACCCGACGACCGACTCCTTCCTCGTGGTCCTCGGCAACTCGGTTCACCCGGTGCGCAGTTGGCGCTCCGGTTCCGCCCCCCGGGTGGCGGCGGCGAACCGCATGGCACGCGCCGTTCCGGTACGTCCCGCACACGGGCGCACCGCGTGGTTCTCCGGCATGGCGAACGCGACGTCGGCCACCCTGACCCTGCCGCCGCTCACCCTCACCACGGACCGGGCGCGGCTGCGGTGCGCGCTGTGGTGGGACACCGAGCCGGGATCGGACGTGCTGGCGCTGGAGGCCTCGCGCGACGACGGCGCGACGTGGCAGCCGGTGCCGTTCACGACGGAGCGCAAGGGGTCGGACCCTCGGCAGCACCCCGACGGCACGGCTTCGGGCTGGTCGGGGCGCGTCTGGCACCAGTTGACCGCGGACCTCTCGGAGCTGCGGGGCGAGGGGGTGCGGCTGCGCTGGCGGTACGCGACGGACCAGCTCTACGTGGGGCGCGGTGCGTACGCCGACGGGCTGCGGGTCGAGGACGGCGCCCGTACGGCGTTCGACGAGGCACGGCCCGACGACGCGGCACGCATCGAGGCGGTGGGGTGGGCCCCTTCGGCCGACTGA
- a CDS encoding NAD(P)H-dependent flavin oxidoreductase produces MQTDLSRKLGIEHAIFGFTPFPAVAAAISRAGGFGVLGAVRYTAPDELARDLDWMQEHVDDRPYGLDVVMPAKKVEGVSEADVEAMIPEGHRQFVKDTLGKYGVPELAEGEASGWRITGWMEQVARNQLDVAFDYPIKLLANALGSPPADVIKRAHDHDVLVAALAGSARHAGKHAEAGIDIVVAQGYEAGGHTGEIASMVLTPEAVEAVAPLPVLAAGGIGSGEQIAAAFALGAQGVWLGSLWLTTTEADLHSRALTEKLLAAGSGDTVRSRALTGKPARQLRTEWTDAWDDPAGPGTLPMPLQGLLVAEAVSRIQKHEVQALLGTPVGQIVGRMNSERSVQAVFDELTRGFERAIDRVNRVAGRG; encoded by the coding sequence ATGCAGACAGATCTGAGCAGGAAACTGGGGATCGAGCACGCCATCTTCGGCTTCACGCCCTTCCCGGCGGTGGCGGCCGCCATCAGCAGGGCGGGCGGATTCGGTGTGCTCGGCGCGGTCCGCTACACGGCTCCCGACGAGCTGGCCCGGGATCTCGACTGGATGCAGGAGCACGTCGACGACCGGCCCTACGGCCTTGACGTCGTGATGCCCGCGAAGAAGGTCGAGGGGGTGAGCGAGGCCGACGTCGAGGCGATGATCCCCGAAGGGCACCGGCAGTTCGTCAAGGACACCCTCGGCAAGTACGGCGTACCCGAGCTCGCCGAGGGCGAGGCGTCGGGCTGGCGCATCACCGGGTGGATGGAGCAGGTCGCCCGCAATCAGCTCGACGTCGCCTTCGACTACCCGATCAAGCTGCTCGCCAACGCGCTCGGCTCACCGCCCGCCGACGTCATCAAGCGCGCCCACGACCACGACGTACTCGTGGCCGCCCTGGCGGGCAGCGCACGGCACGCGGGCAAGCACGCGGAGGCGGGCATCGACATCGTCGTCGCGCAGGGCTACGAGGCGGGCGGCCACACCGGCGAGATCGCCTCCATGGTCCTGACGCCGGAAGCCGTCGAGGCCGTCGCGCCGCTGCCGGTCCTCGCGGCCGGCGGCATCGGCAGCGGGGAGCAGATCGCGGCCGCGTTCGCGCTCGGCGCGCAGGGCGTGTGGCTCGGCTCCCTCTGGCTCACCACGACGGAGGCCGACCTGCATTCGCGGGCGCTCACCGAGAAGCTCCTGGCGGCGGGTTCGGGCGACACGGTCCGCTCGCGCGCCCTCACGGGCAAGCCCGCACGCCAGCTGCGCACCGAGTGGACCGATGCCTGGGACGACCCGGCAGGGCCCGGCACGCTGCCCATGCCCCTGCAAGGGCTCCTGGTCGCGGAGGCGGTCTCACGCATCCAGAAGCACGAGGTCCAGGCGCTGCTCGGCACACCCGTCGGGCAGATCGTCGGCCGGATGAACAGCGAACGCAGCGTCCAGGCCGTCTTCGACGAGCTGACCCGCGGTTTCGAGCGCGCCATCGACCGCGTGAACCGCGTCGCCGGACGCGGCTGA
- a CDS encoding phytoene desaturase family protein, producing the protein MPPRDRYDAVIVGGGHNGLVAAAYLARAGRSVLLLERLSGTGGAAVSSRPFAGVDARLSRYSYLVSLLPRKIVRDLDLDFRVRTRTVSSYTPTEREGQPAGLLVGGGDARTRDAFERLTGGPREYEAWRAFYAMTGQVAKEVFPTLTEPLPTREALRERVGDEAAWRALFEEPIGAAIEERFDDDLVRGVVLTDALIGTFADAHDPSLRQNRCFLYHVIGGGTGDWNVPVGGMGALTGALAAAARAAGAELATDHEVTRIESDGQTAEVTYRTPEREATVAARHVLVNASPQELAALVGDTAPTPAEGAQLKVNMLLERLPRLRDTSVDPHEAFAGTFHIGEGYGELATAYAQAAAGELPAAPPSEIYCHSLTDPSILAPDLVERGFQTLTLFGLHTPARLFAHDNDAVRAELLKSTLAQLDAHLAEPLADCLATDAEGRPCIEAKTPLDLERDLRLPGGNIFHRDLAFPYAQEGTGRWGVETRHANVLLCGAGAVRGGGVSGIPGHNAAMAALGE; encoded by the coding sequence ATGCCTCCTCGCGATCGATACGACGCCGTCATCGTCGGCGGTGGTCACAACGGACTCGTCGCCGCCGCCTATCTCGCCCGCGCCGGACGCTCCGTCCTGCTCCTGGAGCGGCTCTCCGGCACCGGCGGCGCCGCGGTGTCCAGCCGGCCCTTCGCCGGAGTGGACGCCCGGCTCTCGCGCTACTCGTACCTGGTCAGTCTCCTGCCGCGGAAGATCGTGCGGGACCTCGACCTGGACTTCCGGGTGCGCACCCGCACCGTCTCCTCCTACACCCCGACCGAGCGTGAGGGGCAGCCCGCCGGGCTGCTCGTCGGCGGGGGCGACGCGCGGACCAGGGACGCGTTCGAGCGGCTCACCGGCGGTCCGCGGGAGTACGAGGCGTGGCGTGCGTTCTACGCCATGACCGGGCAGGTCGCCAAGGAGGTGTTCCCCACGCTCACCGAACCGCTGCCCACGCGCGAGGCACTGCGCGAGCGGGTCGGTGACGAAGCCGCCTGGCGGGCGCTCTTCGAGGAGCCCATCGGCGCCGCCATCGAGGAGCGGTTCGACGACGACCTGGTGCGCGGGGTGGTGCTCACCGACGCCCTCATCGGGACGTTCGCCGACGCCCACGACCCCTCCCTGCGCCAGAACCGCTGCTTCCTCTACCACGTCATCGGCGGCGGCACCGGCGACTGGAACGTGCCCGTCGGCGGCATGGGCGCGCTCACCGGCGCCCTGGCCGCCGCGGCCAGGGCGGCGGGCGCCGAGCTCGCCACGGACCACGAGGTCACCCGGATCGAGTCGGACGGACAGACGGCCGAGGTCACCTACCGCACGCCCGAGCGCGAAGCCACCGTCGCCGCCCGGCACGTCCTGGTCAACGCCTCACCGCAGGAGCTCGCCGCCCTCGTCGGCGACACCGCGCCCACCCCGGCCGAAGGTGCCCAGCTCAAGGTCAACATGCTGCTCGAACGGCTGCCGAGGCTGCGCGACACGTCGGTCGACCCGCACGAGGCCTTCGCCGGGACCTTCCACATCGGCGAGGGATACGGGGAGTTGGCGACCGCCTACGCGCAGGCCGCGGCCGGTGAGCTGCCCGCCGCGCCGCCGTCCGAGATCTACTGCCACTCCCTCACGGACCCCAGCATCCTCGCCCCCGACCTGGTCGAGCGCGGTTTCCAGACGCTGACCCTCTTCGGACTCCACACGCCCGCGCGTCTCTTCGCCCACGACAACGACGCCGTACGGGCCGAACTCCTGAAGTCGACCCTGGCGCAGCTGGACGCGCACCTGGCCGAGCCGCTCGCCGACTGCCTGGCCACCGACGCCGAAGGGCGCCCCTGCATCGAGGCCAAGACGCCGCTCGACCTGGAGCGCGACCTGCGGCTGCCCGGCGGCAACATCTTCCACCGCGACCTCGCCTTCCCCTACGCCCAGGAGGGCACCGGCCGCTGGGGCGTGGAGACACGGCACGCGAACGTCCTGCTCTGCGGCGCGGGTGCCGTGCGCGGCGGCGGGGTCAGCGGCATCCCCGGGCACAACGCGGCGATGGCGGCCCTGGGGGAGTAG